One region of Hymenobacter sediminicola genomic DNA includes:
- the folE gene encoding GTP cyclohydrolase I FolE has product MDNAVPVPGSDLRPADAHLPADLHTPLRADAFVLSDEEKIAGITDHFREIMQLLGLDLTDDSLAGTPRRVAKMYVQEWFRGLHPEHRPDVRLFDNRYQYGQMLLERDITLFSCCEHHFVPIIGKAHVAYLPGENVVGLSKLNRVVQYYARRPQVQERLTRQIAEELKQSLHTDNVAVLIEADHLCVMSRGVNDTSSSTITAEYSGAFGTDATLRAEFLRLIGK; this is encoded by the coding sequence ATGGATAATGCCGTGCCCGTTCCGGGCAGCGACCTGCGCCCTGCCGACGCACATCTGCCCGCCGATTTACATACCCCGCTTCGAGCTGATGCCTTTGTGCTCAGTGATGAGGAAAAGATTGCGGGCATTACAGACCACTTCCGGGAAATCATGCAGTTGCTGGGCCTCGACCTTACGGACGACAGTCTGGCAGGTACGCCCCGGCGTGTAGCCAAGATGTACGTGCAGGAGTGGTTCCGGGGCCTGCACCCGGAGCACCGCCCCGATGTGCGACTGTTTGACAACCGCTACCAATACGGCCAGATGCTGCTGGAGCGCGACATTACACTTTTCTCCTGCTGTGAGCACCACTTTGTGCCGATTATTGGGAAGGCGCACGTAGCATATCTGCCCGGCGAAAACGTGGTGGGCCTGAGCAAGCTCAACCGGGTGGTGCAGTATTATGCCCGCCGACCGCAGGTGCAGGAACGCCTCACGCGCCAGATTGCGGAAGAGTTGAAGCAGAGCCTGCACACCGACAATGTAGCCGTGCTGATTGAGGCAGACCACTTATGCGTTATGAGCCGCGGAGTGAATGATACCAGCAGCTCCACGATTACGGCAGAGTACAGCGGAGCCTTTGGGACAGATGCCACCCTACGCGCCGAATTTTTGCGGCTGATAGGGAAATAA